AGCCAGCGCACCCGCTCGTACAGGGCCGGCCGGTCCCGCACCACCGACCCCTCGTCAATGCCCATGCCGGAACCCTCCTGCACCGGCTTGACGAAGAGGGGAAACTCCAGCTCCGGCGCCAGCGGCTCATCCCCGCGGGCAAAGACCTGGAACGGTGCGGTGGGCAGGCCGGCGTCCCGCCAGACCCGCTTGGCCGCCGCCTTGTTCAAGGAAAGGGCGTGCGCCAGGACCTTGGAGCCGGTGTACGGGATGGCGAGCATTTCGAGGATGGCCGGCACGTGCGACTCGCGCGCATCGCCCCGCAGGCCCTCGGCGATGTTGAAGCAAATGTCCGGCCTGGCGGCGCGCAAGGCATCCCACAGGGATTCGTCCGCCTCCAGCAAGGTGATCCGATGCCCGCCGGCCTCCAGCGCCTCTTTGATGGCGTTGACCGTGACCTCGGTGTCATACTCCGCCAGCGCGTCCGGCGGAGTATCGGGGCTTACCTGGACGTGATGTTTCAGATTGAAGACCAACCCGACATGCAAGGGTTCCATCGGACCGGTTTATCCTTGCTCCAGCACGTGCGGTGCGGAGACGCTGATGGAATGGGCCGGCATCTCGGTTCGCGTGGGGCGCTGATGCGCTTCCCGCCAGCCGGCCGGCTCGATACTGCGCGCCTCGCCGGCCAGCAGGCCCCGCACGCCGGCCTGCGCTCCCTCTTCCCGCCGGGCCTGGCAGTACGGACAGGTGGACGGGTCATGGGAGACGTAGTGGCTCGGCTGTTCGTAGGAACAGATGAAGCCCTCGTAATTGCGCACCACCACCCGCTTCTCCGACATGCTCAACAGGTAGTTGGGCAGGATGGGCACCTTGCCGCCGCCGCCCGGCGCATCAATGACGAAGGTCGGGATGGCATAGCCGGAGGTGTGGCCGCGCAGGGCCTCCATGATCTCGATGCCCTTCTGCACCGGCGTGCGGAAGCGCTCCGTCCCCCGCACCATGTCGCACTGATAGAGATAGTACGGGCGCACGCGGTTGCGCACCAGGCGGTGTACCAAGGCGGTGATGACGTTGGGGCAGTCGTTGATGCCGGCCAGCAGGACGGTCTGGCTTCCCAGCGGGATGCCGGCATCCGCCAGCCGCGCCAGCGCCCGCTCCACCGCCGGCGTGATCTCCTTCGGATGATTGAAATGGATGTTCATCCACAGCGGATGATAGGCGCGCAGTATCTGCACCAGCTCATCGGTCACGCGCTGGGGCAGGAACACCGGCACGCGCGTCCCGATGCGGATCACCTCCACATGCGGGATGGCCCGCAGTCGCGACAGCAGATACTGCAGGACCCGCGGCGCCAACAGAAGCGGATCTCCACCGGAGAGCAGGACATCGCGCACCTGCGGGTGCGCGGCAATATATGCTAACTGCTGTTCATAGACCCGGAAGCCCATCTGCGCATGGGAATCACCCACCAGCCGGCTGCGGGTGCAGAAGCGGCAGTAGCTGGCGCACTGGGTGGTCACCAGCATCAGCACCCGATCCGGATAGCGGTGCACCAGCCCCGGCACCGGCGAATGGGCATCCTCCGCCAGGGAATCCTCATACTCCCATTCCGCCGGCGTGAGCTCCGCCGTCGTCGGGATCACCTGCCGGCGAATGGGACAGTTCGGATCGTTCGGGTCCATCAGACTGGCGAAATAGGGGGTAACAGCGACGCGAAAATGCCCGGGTGCCGCCAGAGCTTCTCTCTCTTCGTCGGTCAGGCGAACAACCCGAGCAAAATCCTCAACGGTGCGCAGGCGGTGGCTTAACTGCCAGCGCCAATCGTTCCACAGTTCAGCAGGAATATGGCTCCATGCACCAGGAGGCTCCTCAGCACTACCGGGAGGCTCTTCCAGTTCTTGAGTTTCCATCAGTTCCATAGGGGGTGTTCTCATCCTCCTTTTCGAGAATTGACCGCCGCCGAAGCGGTTCTCGTGATAAAACACCTTCCAGCGCAGAGGTTATACATCAAAGCCCTAGAATAATCAAAATCCCCTTGGGCAAAATACCATTTTTGCCGGCATTTGCCGGCATCGTGCCGGCATGCTGACCATTGACATTTGACACCCCCGCCCATTTTCATATAATTGTCCGTACAAATGACAGGCTTCCCCGGCAGAGCCGCCACAGAAAGCATCCAGCCTGACCAATCGAAAATCTTTATCGGCCGCCGGCCTGCGCCGGCAGACCTATCCCCGCGCGCCTGGAGGGATGCATACATGACCCAAGCCACCCTGGTACTGGAAGACGGAACGGTCCTGCGCGGCCGCGCCTTCGGCGCGGTCGGCGAGACCGCCGGCGAAATCGTGTTCAGCACCGGCATGACCGGCTATCAGGAGGTGCTGACCGATCCTTCGTACCGCGGCCAGATCGTCGTCATGACCGCGCCGCACATCGGCAATGTCGGCATCAACCGGGAGGATGATGAATCCAGCCGGCCCTGGTTGGCCGGCTTTGTCATCCGCGACCCCAGCCCCATCGTCAGCAACTGGCGCGCCGCCATGTCGCTGGATGACTACCTCCGGCAGAACGGCATTGTGGCCATGGCCGACTGCCCCACCCGCGCCCTGGTGCGCCATATCCGCACCCAGGGCGCCATGCGGGCCGTGCTGTCCTCGATAGATGACGACGCCGGCCGCCT
This genomic stretch from Anaerolineae bacterium harbors:
- the ablA gene encoding lysine 2,3-aminomutase; this encodes MELMETQELEEPPGSAEEPPGAWSHIPAELWNDWRWQLSHRLRTVEDFARVVRLTDEEREALAAPGHFRVAVTPYFASLMDPNDPNCPIRRQVIPTTAELTPAEWEYEDSLAEDAHSPVPGLVHRYPDRVLMLVTTQCASYCRFCTRSRLVGDSHAQMGFRVYEQQLAYIAAHPQVRDVLLSGGDPLLLAPRVLQYLLSRLRAIPHVEVIRIGTRVPVFLPQRVTDELVQILRAYHPLWMNIHFNHPKEITPAVERALARLADAGIPLGSQTVLLAGINDCPNVITALVHRLVRNRVRPYYLYQCDMVRGTERFRTPVQKGIEIMEALRGHTSGYAIPTFVIDAPGGGGKVPILPNYLLSMSEKRVVVRNYEGFICSYEQPSHYVSHDPSTCPYCQARREEGAQAGVRGLLAGEARSIEPAGWREAHQRPTRTEMPAHSISVSAPHVLEQG